From one Maniola jurtina chromosome 5, ilManJurt1.1, whole genome shotgun sequence genomic stretch:
- the LOC123865803 gene encoding uncharacterized protein LOC123865803 has protein sequence MTEFNWDDSAVLLLIEKYQENELLWNPRHMDFKNRNKRNDAVRDIASVFNIASTEIERKLKNLSSHYFREKRKFEESKRSGSGRDDVQLPKWFAYKALSFLNDKNAPVPTLNSHTPSSSQDNITPQTTLPSTRTSRKRNIEREPEVDEALQLLREITSNARQRDDAAIFADYISSKLRKMDHYTMCTVQHQIQNIIYEAEMRMGSMNFDTSNTTQPLRYQNVRPGYFTGQPTTLAMSPSPSTSRSYSVLSDYEMQNSPDVNTSDSLLQVLENNLTENSVID, from the exons atgaCAGAATTTAACTGGGATGATAGTGCTGTACTTTTATTAATAGAAAAGTATCAAGAAAATGAACTATTGTGGAACCCAAGGCATATGGATTTCAAGAATCGCAACAAAAGAAACGATGCTGTTAGGGATATTGCTTCTGTGTTCAACATAGCATCAACAGAAATTGAGAGAAAACTGAAGAATTTATCTAGCCATTATTTTCGAGAAAAACGCAAATTTGAAGAATCTAAAAGGAGTGGATCTGGACGGGATGATGTTCAATTGCCGAAATGGTTTGCTTATAAGGCGTTATCATTTCTTAATGACAAGAATGCACCGGTACCGACTCTGAACAGCCACACACCTAGT TCTTCTCAAGATAATATCACTCCCCAGACTACGCTACCTTCGACAAGGACTTCACGAAAGCGAAATATAGAGAGAGAACCTGAAGTTGATGAAGCTTTGCAATTACTGAGGGAGATCACGTCTAATGCAAGGCAACGCGATGATGCTGCTATATTTGCAGACTATATAAGTAGCAAGTTGAGGAAGATGGATCATTACACGATGTGTACAGTACAACATcaaatccagaatattatctatgaaGCAGAAATGAGAATGGGTTCGATGAATTTTGATACTAGTAATACTACTCAGCCTCTTCGTTATCAAAATGTTCGTCCAGGATACTTCACCGGCCAACCTACAACGTTAGCAATGTCACCGTCGCCCTCAACTTCGCGCTCTTACTCTGTTCTATCAGACTATGAAATGCAAAATAGCCCAGATGTCAATACAAGTGACAGTCTGTTACAAGTCTTGGAAAATAATTTAACCGAAAATAGTGTAATAGATTAA
- the LOC123865407 gene encoding protein ALP1-like, with translation MATGDAFARLHFDFRIGIKTIANIVREVTHHIWSELSTVYMRMPTQEEWLNIAQRYEINANFPHCLGALDGKHIRIIKPEESGSMFLNYKHFFSIVLMAIVDSNYNYIFIDVGSYGKECDSNVFKETQFWKKLVDNTLNIPSPCSIINTNYILPYVFVADEAFALHANVLRPYGGNELTKEQKIFNYRLTRARRYVECAFGIMANKWRILHRSLNLSLDLTVAIVKTTCVLQNFIHTEEGHVEPLINRDRLNSPLHLEGNNLTADEIRQKYTEYFSSDEGSLPWQDKYT, from the coding sequence ATGGCAACTGGAGATGCCTTCGCACGTCTTCATTTCGATTTTCGAATCGGAATAAAAACAATAGCGAACATTGTACGTGAAGTTACTCATCATATTTGGTCAGAATTATCTACAGTTTATATGCGGATGCCAACACAAGAAGAATGGTTGAATATAGCACAAAGATATGAAATAAATGCCAATTTTCCACACTGTCTTGGAGCACTGGACGGGAAACATATTAGAATAATTAAACCCGAAGAAAGTGGatcaatgtttttaaattataaacatttcttttctaTTGTTCTCATGGCTATTGTGGATTCCAACtacaattacatttttattgatGTAGGGTCGTATGGTAAAGAATGTGATtcaaatgttttcaaagaaacACAGTTTTGGAAAAAACTTGTTGACAATACGTTAAACATACCATCCCCATGCTCTATAATAAATACTAACTATATATTACCATATGTTTTTGTAGCTGATGAAGCTTTCGCACTTCATGCTAACGTACTTCGACCCTACGGTGGTAACGAACTCACAAAAGAACAAAAGATATTTAATTATCGCTTGACAAGGGCAAGAAGATACGTCGAGTGTGCATTTGGAATAATGGCCAACAAATGGAGAATTCTGCACCGATCTTTAAACTTAAGTCTCGATTTAACAGTTGCTATTGTAAAAACTACTTGCGTTTTGCAAAATTTTATTCATACAGAAGAAGGTCACGTTGAGCCTTTAATCAATCGAGACCGATTAAATAGTCCATTGCATTTAGAAGGCAATAATCTCACAGCAGACGAAATTCGTCAAAAATATACTGAATATTTTTCCTCTGATGAAGGATCACTGCCATGGCAAGATAAATACACATAA
- the LOC123865404 gene encoding uncharacterized protein LOC123865404, producing MKIDTERVIIEVHLRPVLWDKRNELYKNRDAREAAWRDILKELAPNYENLSEEERKEADKKIQQRWRTARDTYQKDKISEKNQPSGSGSKKKKKKYSYYDILTFLDSTTETAGEESLCEEMSEQSNLETPNESTQPDTSRQESSHPTSKQKQVKSKKQAPSEFEAQLLECLKSNQLELESEDLAFFQSLQPSLKRFTRYQKLMFRTKVLNIVMEMESQTQPAYYSPIPTTSSSAFTELDSLSPINQDYQTNSIIQDTSSLNDNAISSAAVNDNETLISTESGLFNITSYDVIYTPATTSSTGESNVNAQDTNLQRNE from the exons ATGAAAATCGATACAGAACGAGTAATCATTGAAGTTCATCTGCGGCCCGTTTTGTGGGATAAACGCAATGAATTATACAAAAACAGGGACGCGAGGGAGGCTGCATGGAGAGATATTTTGAAGGAATTGGCACCTAACTACGAAAATTTGAGCGAAGAGGAAAGAAAAGAGGCGG ACAAGAAAATACAACAACGCTGGCGAACAGCAAGGGACACTTACCAGAAAGACAAGATATCTGAAAAAAATCAGCCATCCGGCTCTGGGagtaagaagaagaagaagaaatattCTTACTATGACATTTTGACTTTCTTAGACAGTACAACGGAAACTGCTGGAGAAGAGTCACTCTGTGAAGAAATGTCTGAACAAAGTAATTTAGAAACACCTAATGAGTCCACGCAACCAGATACTTCACGTCAAGAAAGTTCTCACCCAacatcaaaacaaaaacaagtaaaatCTAAAAAGCAAGCACCATCTGAATTTGAGGCACAGTTATTAGAATGCTTAAAGTCTAATCAACTGGAGCTAGAAAGTGAGGATTTGGCTTTCTTTCAGTCTCTGCAGCCTTCATTAAAAAGATTCACTAGATATCAAAAACTAATGTTCAGAACAAAAGTGTTAAATATAGTTATGGAAATGGAAAGTCAAACACAACCTGCATACTACAGTCCCATACCTACAACAAGTTCTAGTGCTTTTACTGAGCTTGACAGTTTGTCACCGATAAATCAAGATTACCAAACCAATAGTATAATCCAGGATACTTCGAGTCTTAACGACAATGCTATTAGTTCTGCTGCAGTGAATGACAATGAAACTCTTATTTCGACTGAAAGCGGCCTGTTTAATATCACGTCTTATGACGTAATTTATACCCCAGCAACAACATCATCTACAGGCGAAAGTAATGTCAACGCTCAGGATACAAATTTACAAAGAAATGAATGA
- the LOC123865401 gene encoding protein ANTAGONIST OF LIKE HETEROCHROMATIN PROTEIN 1-like produces MRDGSFENFTRMSRTDFEILLNMVGPAVVKQDTKFRKSIDPHIRLAITLRYLATGDSYGSLSYTFRVSKSVICHTIPEVCKELIKALNSFVKTPTDVNEWKEKSRNFEILWNFPHCIGAIDGKHVLLEAPPNSGSDYYNYKENFSLVLLAIVDAEYNFVYVNCGAKGKSSDSGVFQETTFYKALNEEQLNLPDPEPLVQGGPKIPYVLVGDSAFALSENMMRPYPGIHEKGSLKRIFNYRLSRARRIVENVFGIMSVVFRVFRKAIPLRPVNAELVVMACVYLHNFLRRNTTSTARYTPNTTFDFEDAGHNVVEGSWRRELTNNNMRNLSRQGRPPPQSAQTIRNLFAEYFCSAQGSVPWQTIQS; encoded by the exons ATGCGCGATGGATCTTTCGAAAATTTTACTAGAATGTCTAGAACCGATTTTGAGATACTTTTAAATATGGTTGGGCCGGCCGTAGTCAAGCAAGATACAAAGTTTCGGAAATCTATCGACCCTCACATCAGACTCGCTATAACATTGAGATACTTGGCAACTGGCGATAGTTATGGTTCATTGTCCTATACTTTTAGAGTGTCAAAATCAGTAATTTGTCATACTATACCAGAAGTTTGCAAAGAATTGATAAAGGCATTAAATTCTTTTGTtaaa ACGCCAACCGATGTAAATGAATGGAAAGAGAAATCtcgtaattttgaaatattatggaATTTTCCTCACTGCATCGGAGCGATAGATGGAAAGCATGTGTTACTAGAAGCGCCACCCAATTCTGGCagtgattattataattacaaagAGAATTTTAGCTTAGTTCTCTTAGCAATTGTGGATGCTGAGTATAACTTTGTATATGTTAATTGTGGTGCAAAAGGGAAGTCGTCTGACAGTGGAGTATTCCAGGAGACTACATTTTATAAAGCACTTAATGAAGAGCAACTGAATTTACCAGATCCTGAGCCACTGGTCCAAGGTGGTCCGAAAATACCATACGTTCTAGTGGGAGATAGTGCATTTGCACTTTCTGAAAACATGATGAGGCCCTACCCCGGCATTCATGAAAAGGGAAGCTTAAAGCGGATTTTCAACTACAGGCTGTCAAGAGCAAGAAGAATTGTTGAAAATGTTTTTGGCATTATGTCTGTAGTGTTTCGCGTATTTCGTAAAGCTATCCCATTACGTCCAGTAAATGCTGAATTAGTTGTAATGGCTTGcgtgtacctacataatttccTGAGACGTAATACAACTTCAACCGCGAGGTATACACCAAATACCACATTTGATTTTGAAGACGCTGGTCATAATGTTGTGGAAGGTTCGTGGCGAAGGGAgttgacaaataataatatgaggaaCTTAAGTAGGCAAGGCAGACCTCCTCCTCAATCCGCTCAGACAATAAGAAACCTCTTTGCTGAATATTTCTGCAGTGCTCAAGGAAGTGTCCCATGGCAAACTATTCAATCATAG
- the LOC123865406 gene encoding uncharacterized protein LOC123865406 yields MAVVWSNENILTLIEMYQNSQLLWDTSHRDYKNKIKKNDAWESIATTLDIPRKDVEGKMHNLRSQFLRERKKIASSKSTGSGSGDVHKSTWFAYDSLLFLVKGSTSSGSMDTMNTQSSESSVALEEIPVASQVLTQPPEASTSPPLPTQPIPVPLPNTQNKRKKDDLSEVYEIMKSAKARMDQPKDEFQVYADYVASELRNIKNEHAVLQAKYFINNILLEARMGKYNYAEYQTGSNSSHTQSYGYRSAPQQSSYSTNSVNDDIVTANASHVNNDNEAPTAPTFTELRQIENIEELVSHFESETQNKE; encoded by the exons ATGGCAGTAGTGTGGTCCAACGAGAATATATTGACCCTGATCGAGATGTATCAAAATTCGCAATTATTGTGGGACACTTCACATCGtgattataaaaacaaaattaaaaaaaatgatgcaTGGGAATCTATCGCGACTACATTAGATATACCTAGAAAAGACGTCGAGGGAAAAATGCATAACTTAAGGTCTCAGTTTCTCAgggagagaaaaaaaattgcaagcTCAAAATCCACTGGAAGTGGAAGTGGGGATGTTCACAAAAGTACCTGGTTTGCGTATGATTCGCTGCTTTTCCTAGTAAAAGGGTCGACAAGTTCAGGCAGTATGGACACTATGAATACTCAG tcATCCGAAAGTTCGGTGGCACTCGAAGAAATACCAGTGGCATCGCAAGTATTAACGCAACCACCAGAGGCATCAACGTCGCCGCCATTACCAACTCAACCAATACCGGTGCCGCTTCCAAATACtcaaaataaaaggaaaaaagatgATCTGAGTGAGGTATATGAAATAATGAAGAGCGCAAAAGCCAGGATGGATCAACCAAAAGACGAATTTCAAGTTTACGCCGACTATGTAGCTTCTGAGTTAAGAAATATAAAGAATGAACATGCTGTGCTACAGGCGAAGTACTTTATTAATAATATCTTATTAGAGGCTAGGATGGGAAAATACAACTATGCAGAATACCAAACGGGAAGTAATTCAAGCCATACTCAAAGTTATGGATACCGTTCTGCTCCTCAACAGTCATCCTATTCGACAAATTCTGTTAATGATGATATAGTAACTGCTAATGCTTCTCAtgttaataatgataatgaagCACCAACTGCACCAACTTTCACAGAATTACGACAAATTGAGAATATTGAAGAACTAGTTTCCCACTTTGAATCAGAAACGCAGAACaaagaataa
- the LOC123865395 gene encoding uncharacterized protein LOC123865395 produces MTRPKPKKRNRRKIGARPYKNYSEEMLLLVVEMFLTKKVSSYDAEKQFGIPRRTIEKRAKNLHTSKPGPRYRFTEEEESQFVKVLIVASEFGCPLTQLDFRMIVFDYLKKKNKAYIFNDNPPGDWWVKNFLIRHHDKLTVRSTQNIKKARAEKSLQDFQIYFENLKSCVKDLPATHILNYDETNVSDDPGAVKCIFRRGIKYPERTVNYSKGCISVMFSGTASGDLLAPYIVYKSENMWTQWCDGGPEGARYNRTKSGWFDSAIFIDWFTTIVIPWAKSLEGPKLVIGDNLSSHINLEVIELCERYNIRFVLLPPNSTHITQPLDVAFFAPLKRTWRKILMKYKIENPKQTSLNKMHFPLLLKQLIQDGNLNNADNLISGFRATGIFPYNPQKVYSKIPEYCEEITHDIDKSLLDYLKENRNPNPIRRIKGNKKMNVAAGKSVTSSDINKDVTKKNKLNSTSELTIKTNFAANSGEQVVGNKLPEKKRPKITILSEIIIPPKADGNQKSQTTKNEQRKARTSDFTTKSEEPKAGPSGFMIKSKEQRISNKDVKKRGIRTKRLHDDSTDSDSECSIQYADSSDYDFNEDMQDYLLKQLIEDQKMKEQEIEEQITELETNVHGTESLRKRNYERNGKEMVNEYEIEQDAWEKQELEEQMSELDTKGTETESLKTEINEMGGQKIEQKVVNKYEIKQDARNKQEIDQEINTLETEGHETKSLRIGSIKGNETLLEEETKNDSNRTDKAKSLYIGQYILVKFESTKNTKKYYCGLITNITEREGIFAKFMRFKNGGFYWPTVPDTSIIFKNDIVQILPNPYKNRRGISYFDVKFKYKLE; encoded by the coding sequence ATGACTCGCCCTAAACCAAAAAAGCGGAACAGAAGAAAAATAGGAGCAAGGCCCTATAAGAATTATTCAGAGGAAATGCTCTTATTAGTGGTGGAAATGTTCCTTACCAAAAAGGTGTCATCTTATGACGCTGAAAAACAATTCGGTATACCACGCCGTACAATAGAAAAGCGggctaaaaatttacataccaGCAAACCAGGTCCACGATACCGATTCACGGAGGAAGAGGAGTCGCAATTTGTAAAAGTGCTTATTGTTGCCTCTGAATTTGGATGTCCATTAACACAGTTAGATTTCCGCATGATCGTATTCGAttaccttaaaaaaaaaaataaagcctACATTTTTAATGACAATCCTCCAGGTGACTGGTGGGTTAAGAACTTTTTGATAAGACACCATGACAAACTGACTGTGAGATCTACACAAAACATCAAAAAAGCAAGAGCCGAAAAATCCCTTCAAGATTTTCAgatatactttgaaaatttgaagaGCTGTGTTAAAGATTTGCCGGCAACTCACATACTAAATTACGATGAAACTAATGTCAGTGATGACCCAGGGGCAGTCAAATGCATTTTTCGCCGGGGAATCAAATATCCGGAAAGAACAGTCAACTACTCAAAAGGTTGTATTTCTGTAATGTTCTCAGGAACAGCCAGTGGTGATCTTTTAGCCCCGTACATCGTCTATAAATCTGAGAATATGTGGACACAATGGTGCGATGGAGGTCCAGAAGGGGCACGTTATAATCGAACTAAAAGTGGTTGGTTTGACTCGGCCATCTTTATAGATTGGTTTACGACCATAGTGATACCATGGGCTAAAAGTCTAGAAGGACCAAAGCTTGTCATAGGTGACAACTTATCAAGCCACATTAACTTAGAAGTCATAGAACTTTGCGAGCGTTACAATATAAGGTTCGTATTACTACCACCCAATTCAACGCATATAACACAGCCCCTCGACGTCGCATTCTTTGCCCCACTAAAACGAACTTGGAGaaaaattcttatgaaatacaaAATTGAAAATCCAAAGCAGACATCACTTAATAAAATGCACTTTCCGTTACTTTTAAAGCAGTTAATTCAAGACGGAAACTTAAATAATGCTGATAACTTAATCAGTGGATTTAGAGCAACTGGTATATTTCCATATAATCCACAGAAagtatattcaaaaattccagAATATTGTGAAGAAATTACCCATGACATAGATAAATCCTTACTTGACTATCTAAAAGAGAACCGAAATCCAAATCCAATAAGAAGaataaaaggaaataaaaaaatgaatgtaGCAGCAGGAAAATCAGTCACCAGCTCGGATATAAATAAAGAtgtaactaaaaaaaacaaactGAACAGCACTAGTGAGTTGACAATCAAAACAAATTTTGCTGCTAACAGTGGTGAACAAGTAGTGGGAAACAAATTACCAGAAAAAAAGAGGCCTAAAATAACTATTCTTTCAGAAATAATAATACCCCCGAAGGCAGACGGCAATCAAAAATCACAAACAACGAAAAATGAACAAAGAAAAGCTAGAACATCTGATTTTACTACAAAAAGTGAAGAACCAAAAGCTGGACCATCCGGATTTATGATAAAAAGTAAagaacaaagaatttcaaataaAGATGTTAAAAAGAGGGGTATCAGAACCAAAAGACTCCACGACGATTCTACAGATTCAGATTCTGAATGCTCTATACAGTATGCAGATTCTTCGGATTATGATTTCAATGAAGACATGCAGGATTACTTATTAAAGCAACTGATAGAGGATCAGAAAATGAAGGAACAGGAAATAGAGGAACAGATTACCGAATTAGAAACAAATGTACATGGGACGGAAAGCTTGAGAAAAAGAAATTATGAAAGGAACGGAAAGGAGATGGTAAATGAATATGAAATAGAGCAAGACGCATGGGAAAAACAGGAGTTAGAGGAACAAATGAGTGAATTGGACACAAAAGGGACTGAGACAGAAAGCTTAAAAACAGAAATTAATGAAATGGGAGGACAGAAGATAGAACAAAaggtagtaaataaatatgaaatcaAGCAAGACGCAAGAAACAAACAGGAAATAGACCAAGAAATAAACACTTTGGAAACAGAAGGACATGAGACAAAAAGCTTGAGAATAGGGAGTATTAAAGGTAATGAGACTTTATTAGAGGAGGAGACAAAAAATGACTCAAACAGGACAGACAAAGCCAAAAGTTTATATATTGGACAATACATATTGGTAAAGTTTGAAAGcaccaaaaatacaaaaaagtaTTACTGCGGCCTGATTACGAATATTACCGAACGTGAAGGTATTTTTGCGAAATTTATGAGATTCAAAAACGGCGGGTTTTACTGGCCCACAGTTCCCGATAcaagtattatatttaaaaatgatatagTGCAAATTTTACCCAATCCGTACAAAAACCGGCGTGGAATTTCATATTTTGacgtaaaatttaaatacaaactAGAATAG
- the LOC123865802 gene encoding uncharacterized protein LOC123865802, producing MRSYVSCVCRCAATRAKLCPSRLPRTPFAHPSPVLSSVLCRTHGRFVANMEQFIEVVKQFPVLWNTQLKDYHNLIKKDVVWKQIVEEISNPDIPDVKTAKNEWKKLRDSHRESLKRMKASTSGQAASPANNWKYAELLEFLLPHMKNRKRTGNVSINDKNTLASTSTQSQNTLPGTSIESQNTLPSTSTESQSTEIFEEIPNDDDENTSEPPRIKKKKVADDASLNDLLQKVDNDFMKRCEQREQRKAEEAKEAEKHRHPLNLFFDTFR from the exons ATGCGAAGCTATGTTAGTTGTGTATGCCGATGCGCAGCTACGCGAGCTAAGCTATGTCCCTCCCGCCTTCCCCGCACGCCCTTCGCACATCCTTCGCCAGTGCTGTCCAGTGTCCTTTGTCGTACGCACGGTCGTTTCGTAGCGAATATGGAGCAATTTATCGAAGTTGTTAAACAATTTCCTGTGTTATGGAACACACAGTTAAAGGACTAtcacaatttaattaaaaaggatGTTGTATGGAAACAAATAGTGGAGGAAATAAGTAATCCAGACATACCAGACG TGAAAACTGCGAAGAATGAGTGGAAAAAATTACGAGATAGTCATCGAGAGTCACTCAAAAGGATGAAAGCCAGTACAAGTGGTCAGGCTGCTTCTCCGGCAAATAACTGGAAATATGCCGAGTTACTCGAATTTCTTTTACCCCACATGAAAAACCGTAAGAGAACTGGTAACGTATCaattaatgataaaaatacTTTGGCCAGTACATCAACTCAAAGTCAAAATACTTTGCCCGGTACTTCGATCGAAAGTCAAAATACATTGCCCAGTACATCAACCGAAAGTCAAAGTACTGAGATTTTCGAAGAAATTccgaatgatgatgatgaaaatactTCCGAACCACcaaggataaaaaaaaaaaaagttgccgatGACGCATCATTAAACGACTTACTTCAGAAAGTCGATAACGATTTTATGAAGCGATGTGAGCAAAGAGAGCAACGGAAGGCTGAGGAGGCAAAAGAGGCGGAGAAACACAGACATccgttaaatttattttttgaca CCTTCCGATAG
- the LOC123865398 gene encoding protein ANTAGONIST OF LIKE HETEROCHROMATIN PROTEIN 1-like: protein MINVRRICVAYILYKRRNKKTRVHVDPFLENRLLAGAFVTRFGKLQNNERKFKNYFRMSIRSFDELLCKIENKLQKSSLRRITIQPIERLAITLRYLATGNTFTDLHYSYVIGIATISEIVRQVCYIIWIELKSECIPQLNGIKWKEIAEGFLTYTNFPNCLGAIDGKHIRVIRPPHSGSLYFNYKKYYSVVLLAMCDADYNFTYINVGTSGSNADSTIFRRSQLYTKLESNTLGIPDPQELPIICPEVAYPSSVRAKLPFVIVGDEAFGLSSHVMRPYARDNLPYKKKIFNYRLSRARRYIECTFGIMSNKFRIFHRSMNVKLDLAQLIVKTACVLHNFIRKRDGYKVSHTFVTNGFTGPLPRQQTESSNTSASNIRDIFADYFINEGKVSWQHRYIIN, encoded by the exons ATGATCAATGTCAGAAGAATATGTGTCGCTTACATACTTTACAAACGACGAAACAAGAAGACAAGAGTACATGTTGATCCCTTTCTTGAAAATAGGCTTCTTGCTGGGGCGTTTGTTACACGCTTtggaaaactacaaaataatgaacgtaaatttaaaaattactttcgaATGTCCATTCGTTCTTTTGATGAACTGTTGTGTAAAATTGAGAATAAGCTACAAAAAAGCAGTTTACGAAGGATTACAATACAACCGATTGAGAGGCTCGCTATTACATTAAg aTATTTGGCAACTGGTAATACATTCACTGATCTACACTATTCCTATGTGATTGGAATTGCAACAATTAGCGAAATAGTAAGACAAGTTTGTTACATAATATGGATTGAACTAAAGTCTGAATGTATTCCACAGCTTAATGGGATCAAATGGAAAGAAATCGCAGAGGGATTTCTCACATATACAAATTTTCCTAATTGCTTGGGTGCAATTGATGGAAAACATATAAGAGTGATTCGGCCGCCGCACAGTGGATcactatattttaattataagaaATATTATTCTGTAGTGCTCCTCGCAATGTGTGATGctgattataattttacatataTTAATGTCGGTACCAGTGGAAGCAACGCCGATTCAACCATCTTTAGAAGGAGTCAATTGTATACGAAACTGGAAAGTAACACGTTGGGTATCCCTGACCCGCAAGAGTTGCCTATTATTTGCCCCGAAGTAGCTTATCCATCTAGTGTAAGAGCAAAGTTGCCGTTCGTGATAGTGGGAGACGAGGCATTTGGTTTATCATCACATGTGATGCGGCCTTATGCTCGTGATAATTTACcttacaaaaagaaaatatttaattaccgTCTGTCCAGAGCTAGAAGGTACATAGAATGCACTTTTGGAATTATGTCAAATAAATTTAGAATATTTCACAGATCCATGAATGTCAAGTTAGATCTAGCACAATTAATAGTCAAGACGGCATGTGTACTTCACAATTTCATAAGGAAACGGGATGGCTACAAGGTCAGCCATACATTTGTCACAAATGGTTTTACGGGACCACTACCCAGGCAGCAGACTGAAAGTAGTAATACGTCGGCAAGTAATATCAGAGATATATTTGCAGATTACTTTATCAATGAAGGAAAAGTCTCCTGGCAACACcgatatataattaattaa
- the LOC123865408 gene encoding uncharacterized protein LOC123865408, which translates to MKESATTCRERWRRIRDNYRRAKKLRKTKSGQAATNIKKPKYEDLLSFLNPYISNEDETFSNFPPNNVTQDSSNEDNSLLDDIHSRDSPGSSTAGTSQSTIGNRPGSLEDSSPHPYKRNCRTLDAPPQLSPTHSLLQEYLEKKYSANKNESHKIVDFFKNLGETVSNFPEDVQIRVKREVFKIVTDAEELVFRDKSKPQYVLELSQESVSPIIVVNPNDVDAQPPNQIIKPTSTNVNPNNIDTQEEIDLDDNALNAFFNSIKQKQNNQ; encoded by the exons ATGAAAGAATCTG CTACAACTTGCAGAGAAAGATGGAGACGAATAAGAGACAATTACAGACGCGCTAAAAAGTTAAGGAAAACAAAAAGTGGACAAGCTGCCACtaatattaagaaaccaaaatATGAAGATTTATTGTCATTCCTTAACCCCTATATTAGCAACGAGGATGaaactttttcaaattttccacCGAATAATGTTACCCAAGACTCAAGTAATGAGGATAATAGTCTTTTAGATGATATTCATAGCCGTGATAGCCCTGGTTCAAGTACTGCTGGTACTTCTCAAAGCACTATAGGAAATCGTCCTGGTTCTTTAGAAGACAGTTCACCTCATCCTTATAAAAGAAATTGTAGAACTTTAGATGCTCCACCACAGCTCTCACCGACACACTCGTTATTGCaagagtatttagaaaaaaaatacagtgcCAATAAAAATGAATCACACAAAATAGTTGACTTTTTCAAGAACTTGGGGGAAACTGTTTCAAATTTTCCGGAAGATGTACAAATTCGTGTAAAACgtgaagtttttaaaatagtTACCGATGCAGAGGAGTTGGTTTTCAGGGACAAGTCTAAACCACAATATGTATTAGAATTATCTCAAGAGAGCGTGTCGCCCATAATCGTTGTAAATCCAAATGATGTTGATGCGCAACCTCCAAACCAAATAATAAAACCCACTTCAACAAACGTGAATCCAAATAATATTGACACACAGGAAGAGATTGATCTTGATGATAACGCATTAAATGCTTTTTTCAATTctattaaacaaaaacaaaataaccaaTGA